DNA from Methanomicrobia archaeon:
GGAAAATAGCGAAAGAGATAAGGGGGATAAGATAGGAGATATGTTTGGATACTCGCAGGAGATAATGAAGGGACCAACAGATGATGAGTTGTTTGGAGTGCCGCAGTTAGCGATCGTTGGTGTCGGTGGAGCTGGTAACAATTCTATGAATCGGCTGGAATACTTGGGCGGGTTAACCGGCGTGAGCCGGATCGCTGTTAACACGGACAAGCTGCACCTGGATTCGATAAAATGTGAAAATAAGATCTTGATAGGGAAGTCACTTACTCGAGGTCTAGGCGCAGGAGGCTCTCCAGATATGGGACGGAAAGCCGCGGAATTGGACAAGGATAAGCTACGAGAGCTGGTAAAAGGTAAAAACTTCGTCTTCCTCACTGCAGGCATGGGTGGCGGTACGGGTACGGGCGCTGCACCCGTCGTTGCTGAGATCGCAAGGGAAGAAGGTGCAATCGTCGTTGCAATGGTCTCGTTTCCCTTTGAAGCGGAGCGGATACGGAGGAAAAGAGCTGCGGAAGGGATACAGCGATTGCGCGAGGCCACGGATACCGTGATCGTGCTGGAGAACGACAAGCTGATAAAGTACGCGGGCAATCTGCCGGTGAATGACGCCTTTAGAACGATGGATATGCTGATTGCGGAAACGATACAGGGTATAACAGAGACGATAACACAGCCGTCGTTGGTGAA
Protein-coding regions in this window:
- the ftsZ gene encoding cell division protein FtsZ, whose translation is MFGYSQEIMKGPTDDELFGVPQLAIVGVGGAGNNSMNRLEYLGGLTGVSRIAVNTDKLHLDSIKCENKILIGKSLTRGLGAGGSPDMGRKAAELDKDKLRELVKGKNFVFLTAGMGGGTGTGAAPVVAEIAREEGAIVVAMVSFPFEAERIRRKRAAEGIQRLREATDTVIVLENDKLIKYAGNLPVNDAFRTMDMLIAETIQGITETITQPSLVNLDFADLKAVMEAGGVAVMLVGATGKSENKPEAVVEEALCHPLLEADYRGAKGALIHVTGGSDLTMKETNDIVELLTYELDAEANVIWGARINDDYNGKAKVTAIMTGVEPKWTFGGLYEERTARVGQLNSGESRGLEDIIPIIRR